The proteins below come from a single Cannabis sativa cultivar Pink pepper isolate KNU-18-1 chromosome 3, ASM2916894v1, whole genome shotgun sequence genomic window:
- the LOC115709735 gene encoding uncharacterized protein LOC115709735 isoform X2 — MQTSEQSQQLMVQNQNSGSLSFNSNLSREDEEMSRSALSTFKAKEEEIERKRMEVREKVQAQLGRVEEETKRLATIREELEGLADPMRKEVAMVRKKIDAVNKELKPLGHTCQKKEKEYKDALEAFNEKNKEKVQLITKLMELVSDSEKMRLKKLEELSKNIDSMQLH; from the exons ATGCAGACGAGTGAGCAATCTCAACAATTAATGGTTCAGAATCAGAACTCAGGAAGCTTAAGCTTCAATAGCAATCTCTCCAGAGAAGATGAAGAGATGTCAAGGTCGGCTCTATCGACTTTCAAAGCCAAGGAGGAAGAGATCGAGAGGAAGAGGATGGAGGTCAGAGAGAAAGTACAAGCTCAGTTGGGTCGAGTTGAAGAAGAGACTAAGCGTTTGGCTACCATTCGTGAG GAGCTTGAAGGGCTAGCAGATCCAATGAGAAAGGAAGTTGCTATGGTTAGAAAGAAGATTGATGCAGTAAACAAAGAATTAAAGCCATTAGGACACACTTGCCAGAAGAAG gAAAAAGAATACAAAGATGCCCTTGAAGCCTTCAACGAAAAGAACAAGGAAAAAGTACAGCTGATTACCAAACTAATGGAG TTGGTCAGTGATAGTGAGAAGATGAGGCTGAAGAAACTGGAGGAGCTGAGTAAGAACATAGATTCCATGCAATTGCACTGA
- the LOC133035916 gene encoding uncharacterized protein LOC133035916 → MGRAKSSSKPVAVAEPVLTHQSTANSVQQQQIPWFPPSPNGFKLNVDVATNFEQKKLGIGAILRDHDGMVVAALSKVVQGSFRSDEMEAKSLFHALNWASQLQLSITHIETDALRVSTTLNSATSDLSSFSNFIFDVRCLLSFFLGVLVSHVKRTANQAAHLL, encoded by the exons ATGGG CCGAGCCAAATCATCCTCCAAACCAGTAGCTGTTGCAGAACCGGTACTTACTCACCAGTCAACAGCTAATTCTGTCCAGCAACAGCAAATTCCATGGTTTCCTCCTTCACCAAATGGCTTCAAACTTAATGTTGATGTAGCAACCAATTTTGAACAGAAAAAATTAGGCATTGGAGCTATACTTAGAGACCATGATGGCATGGTTGTGGCTGCTCTTTCGAAGGTGGTTCAAGGCAGTTTTCGATCGGATGAGATGGAAGCTAAATCACTTTTTCATGCTCTCAATTGGGCATCTCAATTACAATTGTCTATAACGCATATTGAGACGGATGCATTGAGAGTTTCCACTACTTTGAATTCAGCTACAAGTGATTTATCTAGtttttcaaactttattttcgaTGTTCGTtgtcttttatcttttttccttGGTGTTTTAGTATCCCATGTTAAAAGAACTGCTAATCAAGCAGCTCATTTGCTTTAG
- the LOC115709735 gene encoding uncharacterized protein LOC115709735 isoform X1 codes for MQTSEQSQQLMVQNQNSGSLSFNSNLSREDEEMSRSALSTFKAKEEEIERKRMEVREKVQAQLGRVEEETKRLATIREELEGLADPMRKEVAMVRKKIDAVNKELKPLGHTCQKKEKEYKDALEAFNEKNKEKVQLITKLMEVGLKCYYIKNLICSKNVDGFSYLSLYIGV; via the exons ATGCAGACGAGTGAGCAATCTCAACAATTAATGGTTCAGAATCAGAACTCAGGAAGCTTAAGCTTCAATAGCAATCTCTCCAGAGAAGATGAAGAGATGTCAAGGTCGGCTCTATCGACTTTCAAAGCCAAGGAGGAAGAGATCGAGAGGAAGAGGATGGAGGTCAGAGAGAAAGTACAAGCTCAGTTGGGTCGAGTTGAAGAAGAGACTAAGCGTTTGGCTACCATTCGTGAG GAGCTTGAAGGGCTAGCAGATCCAATGAGAAAGGAAGTTGCTATGGTTAGAAAGAAGATTGATGCAGTAAACAAAGAATTAAAGCCATTAGGACACACTTGCCAGAAGAAG gAAAAAGAATACAAAGATGCCCTTGAAGCCTTCAACGAAAAGAACAAGGAAAAAGTACAGCTGATTACCAAACTAATGGAGGTTGGTCTCAAATGCTATTATATCAAAAATCTTATTTGCAGTAAAAATGTTGATGGGTTTTCTTATTTATCTTTGTATATTGGAGTTTGA